TCGAGGAGTCTCTCAAAGATGAGAATCTCACAGAGAGTCAGAAGCAGGAGAAGCGGCAGCAGCACGCGCAGAAAGAGACCGAATTCCTAAGGCTGAAGCGATCGCGTCTCGGCGTTGAAGACTTCGAGCCGCTAAAGGTTTGTCATCAGTCCAGTATCTCTGGTATCCTCCTAATTAAAGTACTTATTAATATCCCCCCAACCCCAGCTTACAACCATGTCCCCCCATATCCCTTTGATACGATTCAACCGTATTAAAAATAGccacaaaatgtttaaatgttgaCAGGTAATAGGGCGTGGTGCGTTTGGCGAGGTGCGGCTCGTGCAAAAGAAAGACACCGGTCACGTGTATGCTATGAAAATACTAAGGAAAGCGGACATGCTTGAAAAAGAACAGGTGAcacaattatttgaatatttttgaataatcaATGCTTTGTGGTAAAGCCTTcttagcattaaaaaaaactagctacTTATTgggttttaaaatgttacaggTGGCCCACGTGCGAGCTGAACGCGATATCCTTGTTGAGGCTGACCATCAGTGGGTGGTGAAAATGTACTACAGCTTCCAAGACCCCATGAACCTGTACCTCATCATGGAGTTCCTACCTGGAGGCGATATGATGACGTTGCTCATGAAGAAAGATACTCTAAGCGAGGACTGTGCACAGTTCTACGTGGCCGAGACCGCGCTCGCCATTGACAGTATACACAAGCTAGGCTTTATACAtaggtaatattaaaaaaaatccttctcATATAGATTTCAACTATAAACAAACTAGATATAGCGCAATCAAGgcctaaagaaaaataactagAACATTTTAACTGCAAATAATTAGAGAAGTTAACTCAAATTTTGCTTAAACAATGTCAAGATGTCATCTCGCACTAATGACCAACTTTTACATTGTCACTTACCTTTATTTGtagttaacttttaaatataaagaaacacAATTTCGTGCAACATTTCAGAGACATAAAGCCTGACAACTTGCTATTAGACGCTCGTGGGCATATCAAGTTGAGTGACTTCGGACTATGTACCGGTCTGAAGAAGAGCCACCGCACAGATTTCTACCGCGACTTGTCGCGAGCCACTCCCTCCGATTTCAGTGAGTATCTACCACAATGGATTTACAACACGCAGTCAGGTCAgtgttataacattatattccttccataaatgttatttataagttaaatatatGCCCCCCATACATTTCCCCTTTGCTGTTGTTAATACTCATTAAGGCaatgtaatttgtttgtattatattaccgatcaatattactttatgtaataattgtagaacattttaaatatatttatatatttatccaATTTCTCTAATggatgatttaattttttttgtttaggaaatgtaatttttcatgTGGTCGGTAATATAAcaagcattttttaattaacaatttcattaaagtttttttttttaacaatcaaCAAGAGCTTCTATCtcgcataaaataaattggtcCTCTCACTATTGagtaatttcatttcatatagCACAATGTAAAACCTTTGATTTCCACTgtcatttaacatttacaaaaaagataATGTAGTACCACatctttttcatataaaacatataacaatatgtttgaatataatttgttaccGGAGTGGAATTCAGCGGTTTTCATATGCTTGTACTTATTGTATGTATGGTGTagtgttataaatttttgtgtGATTTGTCTCCAGTATCGACGTCATCTTCTGCGATGGATTCTAAACGTCGAGCCGAGTCTTGGAAACGTAATCGACGCGCGTTAGCCTATTCCACAGTCGGAACTCCAGATTATATCGCACCTGAGGTCTTCCTGCAGACAGGCTACGGTCCACAGGCTGATTGGTGGAGTCTCGGAGTTATCATGTTAGTATATATAACTGATACTGATGACCAAAGCCCCTCCCCCCAAACACATCCCCCTCTCACACTTCATCATCCATAATTCCGATAGCGATTAACAATAGTCATAAGGTGATAGTCTCaaagttttaacaaacatGTCAAGTGTAGACAAAAAATAACCAAACAAAACCACATACTAACAAGTTTGATAActgataaaacatttaatttaaattgtatggattaatgattattttgtatatgttacataaatattaaactctTCCCATACAATTTTCTTCCACAAGGTGtgctgtttatatttattatgtttgttttatgcGAAACTTGTACACCATAAACAGTAAAAGCTAAGCGTCTGTTGGCTAATGCGAAAGAATTGTAGCGGTGTAGTgaattttagattatttttagtaacttCTTTTATTAGATATACATATCTAAGGTGGTGTCAAGGAGGTGACAATCATCAACTCACTATAATTCCCCCCCAAattagggatgactaggccatagtcaaccagcccagtgcaggttgacttcacacatattgaatttcttctcagatatgtgcagcatcacgatgttttccttcatcgtaaaaacgtcggataaatgtacatatgtaaatcgaaaaacatattggtacatggcgggattcgaacccaggacctacagattacaagtcaagtgtttaacccctgagccactgacgctCTAGGTGATAAATAAGCTAAATCATATAATgttaattcataaacaaattaatttgtagcAAATGCATTGCTTGCTGTTGCTGATGCGAAcagaactttttttaatatacgttttttatttatacttttatatttttaattgaaaatatatatttttttattcttgtttGTATTAACTGTCTATTTTCctcattagttattttatttttgatataatttttaatatataattcctttgaaaattatttttaattatcgcTGGTGATTTCCCTTCCTCTACACTTATCTTACATAGACTAAGATTTTGATAAGTAATTagcgaattttaaaattaatttgtattgttcctgcggtgaaattaaatattatctacTACTTATGTATACTCTACTTCGAAATGTATTGactaatgtatttatatttatacttcaatcttattaatattataaatgcgaatgtttaaatggatggatgatctccggaacggttgaacggatctcgatgaaatttggcatggatgtggaacatattctggaagatcacataggctatttattaggatttttttatttcagcgcggacggagtcgcgggcgacagctaacgctttaatataatataaactgtGCCTTGACAGCTTGcgtactttgaaatatacagtAATAGGAACATATGTGGATGATCGTCTTTGTTTTACTTTGAGATATAGTATAGTACAATATAGTATTTTGAGAATATAATACAGTATAGTATAGtacatctatataaaatagtatcttACTAAATctattacaacaaaaacaaacatgttatattttgatatattaaattaacttgctGATACTGTAAATTACTGTTGCGACAGTtgcattaaaacatatttaatttacttccTTTCTTACCCATTGTTAGTCTGACATTACGctgaaattttgattttagtttGACGTAATACGTAACACTATATGATCAGGTACGAGATGCTGATCGGATACCCGCCGTTCTGCTCGGAGTCCCCTCAGGAGACGTACCGCAAGGTGATGTCGTGGCGCGAGTCCCTCACCTTCCCGCCTGAGATACCGATCAGTGAGGACGCCAGGGAGACTATATTGCGCTTCTGCTCGGAACCAGATCGCAGGTAATATGAAAGTAACACAAACACAAAAGTGttaattcataaaacaaattgaacgACACCTCATTCTacttcttactattattataaatgcgtatgtttagatggatggatgtttgttagaaggtgtcTACGAAATGGCTGaatggatctggatgaaatttggcatagatttaggTCATAGCctagaacacattggctactaattaagtatttttttttaattttgcgtgAACGGAGTTGCGTGCGATAGATAGTTTTAGTGCATCGGTAAAATTGTAAGTTTGTAAGAACTTCACATTGGTAAGATtttggaatttaataaataaatagatactCGCATCCATAACTAAAAGGGTTAggtaaataatgaataattgaataatatacTGAATAATTGATGACCAAGTATAGTTGTCGACAGGCAGGCGACCGGccttaaaaacttaagccaaaactttaaggtttataaaaccttgtgacCCTACCCGatgtgagtgggaaaaggccagggagatggtAACTGAATAATTGATGAATGAGCTTGAGCTTTGTGTCCGTACCGGGACATTCCGATAACATCATGTTAGTCGtgggtttatttaaaaaaaatcctttgtCTATTAGACTGGGCTCTCAGCGCGGCATCGAAGACGTGAAGTCTGTGAACTTCTTCCGCGGCGTGGACTGGAGCCACGTGCGCGAGCGTCCCGCCGCCATCACTGTTGACGTGCGCTCCATAGATGACACCTCCAACTTTGACGACTTCCCCGATGTCAAACTGGAGATACGTGAGTACACAAACATTCTAATATGGTAGACGTCAGCGACAACAACGTCTGTTGTAAAAATGTGCCGGCTCCTTCGGTGCAATACCAaagaccacacagaagacagaagTGGAATCAAGTTCGCATATAGTCTGATGATTAGGCGtacttataaggaaagggaagtgaatttaatGGAGGCAggaatgcataggaaggggatatattctctttctgtgcgttcttCCTTCgccgattaaaggtaggcaccGCATCCGAAATTTCGGATGTCGTGACTGCTTGCTCGTTTTTAACctcatgatataaaaatatggatttatagtaaatatagtttgtttgtttaaaaatctgACTTGAATttgatacattattttatacatatttctcCTTAGTCggttaaatatgttttgaaacaCGGAAAATTTGCAAACTTACTTCAGTCAttgatttcataaaaaaactttgtttctattttaccaaatattgatttttatttttgtatatttgaatCATAATCGAGTAAATTTTCTTGACAATAAAACACATGAATTTACGTTACAGCGGCGGCGCCTATATCACAAGAGGGCGAAGTGGCTTACAAAGATTGGGTTTTCATAAACTACACGTTCAAGCGCTTCGAGGGCCTGACGCAGCGCGGCACCCCTACCAAGAAATGAGCCTCCATCTCATAGAGAACGCTGCTGCCGGAGCCCGCAAGCTACACCGCCGCCGATACCACCCTGCCGACTGTAATCCACCCCCCGACCCCGCCCCTACCATCTCTCTCTCACCCCACCACCCCTCGCAACAGGCGGCCAACTCGCTCGGGTGTATTCGATTGTGCAGCATGTACTATACTGTGATTAACACAGTCGGTGTTCCAGTGATCACGTGTTAGAACTCAAACGtgtgcatttttattataaaacaatatataattactaaatcAATACAAACACACAAATGTTAtgattgtttgtaattttattagatgTGTTATTTGTAAGATATGTGTTGTGTAACAAGATGGTTGAAGACTTTCCGCCATTGATGCTGAGTGACTATCTCTCTCACTATGTTCTATCATTTTCCGTCGTAATCTGTACCGATTTCATTTAGAGCATTTCTAGTTATGTTATTCGAAGCTCACCTAGATTGTATAAAAACgatcatcaaaattaataaaaaaaaaaatgtatttttcgaatGGTGATTACATCTGTCTATTGCaaagaattatttacatttgacaGCAGCGAGATTTTCTTTATACACTATGTAGTTTACATATGAATTAATTGAAGGTTATTGTTGAGGTGAGTTTGAAGCGGCGCATCCCTGGCCCCTACTTTACATCTATTCATAACACCTCctcctaatattattttttttaaattatatgtaattattaattatttgcaaTATGGCTTGTTAAGTGTTAGTCCATTCAAAAGGCATTTGTAACTCAACTGATGTCAAGAGTTTGGAAAATGTCTATCTGAATTTGTATAacttaagttaaaatgtttactaacatatttcaaaaaatactaAGTGCCGTATCTCCCTTGCCatttcaatttgttatttcaagggcatttatatattatttttttttaattctaatgtAACACATGCATATGTAATACGGCTAAATTTGGAAGTGCTTGTTTTAATTGACATACATGTGTTATCGCACCGCGCCGCTTACCCGGtccatatatatttatgtatataactgTATAGTATTGTGTGGTTAGTACGCCAGCACTCACTTCACTTGGAATTCCGTCCAAAGGTTAAGTTACTGCCACAACATGAAGTTATTTAGACGACACTATTTcagttctaaaaaaaatcagttgaAAAAACAAGCACGTCTGATTTAAAGGACAATTTTTAGattagtttattaattgtttatgtttttcaatGTACGCGActcgtttaatatttttcttattttagtttCAAATGTGATACTTcacataatttcattatattgtatataaaagaactaTTTTGaaccaataataaaattgagaaataccacatgttaattaaaattaccgtAACATATGTCCAAATGACTTTAGAACATAcagaaaaatgtatattgtttaaactttcgtgagacatcataattaattaattaagaaacggcttaactcacgtttgatcgtccggtgacggcaccgactagtttcggacccgtcgggggtccatcttcagggcgagtgtttattccGAGGActcagtgcgagacgcgaccgcgaaaagcccccgatgggtccgaaactagtcggtgccgtcaccggacgataacacgtgagttaagccgtttcttaattaattaaaaatgtatatttgtataaaaatggtaATGTGTTGcgaaatattgaaaaacataaaGGTTTATTTGTCCATGACAGTTTACCTCAGTTACACTTTGTTAGTGggaatttatatttcgttCATTGTATTTGTGCGTCGcttaaatttctatttaatttgtgtaatttaatataaatcatgCATCATTAATCAAATTTACTTTCTTCTTTGCTTTTACTATcttaagctaaaaaaaaaaaaacacctttCAAAGTTCTATCTCAATATAGGTAAAGTACGACATCTTTCGTCGTCCCTctattaacatataatatacgctagtatttatatgttaGATAAGAgaataattttagatatataaaagagaACAAGTAGTTTGTACGCCTGCAGTTTTGTTAACGTGCGATATTACTTTGAAAATGAGTAGCGCATTTAATTAAGTCGCTCTCTTAGCCACAATTCATGTATTTGGAtagtttaaatagtttattgatGTGATTCAATAATTCATTGTGATGTTTTGGTGTTTATAGCGATGTGAATATGTGCTTAGGTTAGCTGGTGTGGGGGGGACTTGCTTTTAGCTCCCGCCCCCCCACTTCACACCGCAGAGTGCGCCGGTCACACGATGACCAGCTCACCGCTTTGTACATAGCACTCCAATCGATTTGGTAACAGTTGTAAGTTTGCGTTGGAGACGCGCCTCAGTCGCCGCCGTCGTCTCACGCTGTGTCACGCTATTTTTAACTTCTTAGCTATTtgctttgttattgttattaaaaaaaaaattaaaaggaattatttaatatcataaattgtaagttttagaaatattttgttttaaacatattgtttctTCCATGTGATTAAAGAAAGTGGCAATATTAATAAGCATTAAAGCTATATTAaatcgtgttttttttatttaacaaatccTATACCGTTCCTGTTGATAAAATTGAGGTAAGGTAAAGATACGTACGAGGACATGagttttgacattgacaggagTATATAAGTTTTAAGGGTTGCCAGTGAGCATCAATTTTCTTCTGAAAAACGTCCATATTGCAACTCCAAGCAATTGATTAGCAACTGATTACCTGAGTTCTGTAGTCATTCCttactatttatattgataCACATTTCCATATTAACCTACAAGTTAAACATCAAGTGTTAGCCTTTGTTGTAAACGCTTTTCCATAACAAAACTAGGTACAAAGATGTACAGAAAATTGGATTGaattttttagaattattCAAATCAAAGTACATTCAAGTTATGCTCATTTGTcaacttcatatttttattatttaattaatattaccagagccaacataataaatataggtttttttttaaataaaacaagtatatTGAGTATACATCAATCGTGTTTATTTAATCTCAAATCgtgtatgaaatataaaatacttcagAAAATTGTTGTAAGACGCGTTGTTCGCTACCGCGAGATACCGTCGGTACACAGTAGAGGGCAGTAGCGAGCACGACAACTGCTCAACAACTCGCCCAACAACTTACAAGCGCACATAGCTTTAACTATAAGTAttggaactaaaaaaaagagaTTATCGATAGAACAgaagaaatatacaaaaagaaaaacttactTTAAAGACACCACTTATTAAATcgattattaacaaaattattaagtagtaAGATtcaattacagtaaaaaagaattaaaacaacaaaaggaGTATCTTAAGTTAAAACAACAATGTGCGCTTGTGCACGAAGAggtatatacatatgtaaacatacaaaaatttattcaaaactaaTCACAAAATAACAGCCAGATCTTAGACGAAATAGTCATTGTTAGATAATAAGGGTTCAAAAAATTTCAGTCGTTACTCCTAACAACAAgccatttttctaaataaatgtaaccATGTTACGTTTAAACCTCAATAGTGAGATTTTTGCCcattaatattcattaaagtTCCGTCAACATTGTGCtgatcaaatttaaatatttatacttttgaatttaacCGAATTATACCGCAATCAATTGTTCACTGGGATTCATTGAATTTACAAGGTTTGATGGCCATTTTAAACCACACTAGAGCCCAGCGTACAGCGTCGTACGACGTATTACGTCGTAGCGTCGTACGACGTAATACGTCGTCCGACGAATCAACAGAgtgatttaaatgttaattccTTATTAAGACTAATTATAGAATTAGACACGTTAATAATTAGTTAAACATTGAATTGATTCATGTGTTGTGCTTCAACTACGAATTACACACaacttaaaatgtattaaattattttatcccCGTTAGTTGGATAATGAAAGTCAAAAAAAATTCGGTTATAGACACGTGATTGTGTGAACACTATACACAAATACTCGTAACATCAAAAcgatcaatattaatttttttttcggataatttttaaaaaattagggTTTACTACTTGGAACAATTTAAATGACTCGATCGATCTCAATATCTCTGTTTGACCGCCTTTGCGGCCAGTGTTAATATTACactgtttttaaacattttagggCTTAGATTTTTGTCACGATATaatgtgttaaataaacattcaaataatgaagaagatttttttacatgttttattataatccaAGTTTTCTTGATAATGGTTGTTGACCACgttgtattcaatttaatctaaaaGTTGTTCAATTATGTATGTTCAGTTGCAAGACAGCACCGTCAGCAAAATGAACTGACGCCGTTTCAGTTTCACTAAATTAgctttgttatttcatttcattttatttttgtcaaaaagTAGGACCATGAATGACGGAAAAGTAtaagtttgaaaaatttaaccGAACAATAATCAGGTTTCgtcaaatttgaaaaaaaaagtagtgtGTCTGAAAGAAAAGTACTTTAATCCTCCAAATATCTCTAACTAAAAAAGAcactaacttaaaaaatataagataaaattatgatatttttttttgtaaaattgtctAAGTATAATGTTGATGTTGCAGCATTTTTCGACGATGGGCGTCGACAACAAAATGCATATCCTTGGAAAATGGTTTGATAAAAAGAATTCAAAGTAAAAGGCTTCGAATAAGAAGATAgtcgaaaaatatttttttcttaaaatgtctAGAATtgtatattgaataaattagtaTCCATAGAAGGCGGACACATCTAACAGTACAACAGAAACACATGCAAGTACCTACTAGAGAAGTGTCGTTCATTTAAGCGCGTGTAGAGTGCAGTGTCCGTACAGAACATCTATAGAATGCAACTACAACACTGACTACACACAACTTCGATCCTAAATCGAAGAGAACGCGATTCATTTTGCCGTGTGACTAATGGACCTATTCAACTATGCTTATTAATCTGTTAGGGTATAGTAAGCAGGCTACTTCACCAGAAATCGTCCGGTTTAATATTGTTcacataatatacatttacctcacatgttttaaaaattaatcggCTCACGAACAAAATACTCTACTCTACAAATGCACACACACGTATGTATTTATCGATAAATGAGTTTGCAATGTTTAATGCTTTCAAATCCAATTTTATGCTCTCATAGTTCGATATTTCGATTCCGGGAACTTTACTTAAATCATATTACGCTCACAACGAGCATACGTGTGCATGAAATAAATGCAACCGGTCGCAttgatttttaccaaattaaataaatttactacgATAGTGTATAGGTGAGCTTTTTTATTATGCCGTATTAATAGTCCTATGTGGGTAGTtcttagttatttatatgtgtGGTCTAGTAGTAGTCGCTGTTGAAGGCGTTGCTCGTGCAGTTGCCGTTGTCGGTAGGCG
This DNA window, taken from Papilio machaon chromosome Z, ilPapMach1.1, whole genome shotgun sequence, encodes the following:
- the LOC106715944 gene encoding serine/threonine-protein kinase tricornered isoform X1, which translates into the protein MSGARVVAGVLEMTGSDSVRFSGHTLDKATKAKVTLENFYTNLIAQHYERKQRLEKLEESLKDENLTESQKQEKRQQHAQKETEFLRLKRSRLGVEDFEPLKVIGRGAFGEVRLVQKKDTGHVYAMKILRKADMLEKEQVAHVRAERDILVEADHQWVVKMYYSFQDPMNLYLIMEFLPGGDMMTLLMKKDTLSEDCAQFYVAETALAIDSIHKLGFIHRDIKPDNLLLDARGHIKLSDFGLCTGLKKSHRTDFYRDLSRATPSDFSEYLPQWIYNTQSVSTSSSAMDSKRRAESWKRNRRALAYSTVGTPDYIAPEVFLQTGYGPQADWWSLGVIMYEMLIGYPPFCSESPQETYRKVMSWRESLTFPPEIPISEDARETILRFCSEPDRRLGSQRGIEDVKSVNFFRGVDWSHVRERPAAITVDVRSIDDTSNFDDFPDVKLEIPAAPISQEGEVAYKDWVFINYTFKRFEGLTQRGTPTKK
- the LOC106715944 gene encoding serine/threonine-protein kinase tricornered isoform X3, which translates into the protein MSGARVVAGVLEMTGSDSVRFSGHTLDKATKAKVTLENFYTNLIAQHYERKQRLEKLEESLKDENLTESQKQEKRQQHAQKETEFLRLKRSRLGVEDFEPLKVIGRGAFGEVRLVQKKDTGHVYAMKILRKADMLEKEQVAHVRAERDILVEADHQWVVKMYYSFQDPMNLYLIMEFLPGGDMMTLLMKKDTLSEDCAQFYVAETALAIDSIHKLGFIHRDIKPDNLLLDARGHIKLSDFGLCTGLKKSHRTDFYRDLSRATPSDFISTSSSAMDSKRRAESWKRNRRALAYSTVGTPDYIAPEVFLQTGYGPQADWWSLGVIMYEMLIGYPPFCSESPQETYRKVMSWRESLTFPPEIPISEDARETILRFCSEPDRRLGSQRGIEDVKSVNFFRGVDWSHVRERPAAITVDVRSIDDTSNFDDFPDVKLEIPAAPISQEGEVAYKDWVFINYTFKRFEGLTQRGTPTKK
- the LOC106715944 gene encoding serine/threonine-protein kinase tricornered isoform X2, whose amino-acid sequence is MTGSDSVRFSGHTLDKATKAKVTLENFYTNLIAQHYERKQRLEKLEESLKDENLTESQKQEKRQQHAQKETEFLRLKRSRLGVEDFEPLKVIGRGAFGEVRLVQKKDTGHVYAMKILRKADMLEKEQVAHVRAERDILVEADHQWVVKMYYSFQDPMNLYLIMEFLPGGDMMTLLMKKDTLSEDCAQFYVAETALAIDSIHKLGFIHRDIKPDNLLLDARGHIKLSDFGLCTGLKKSHRTDFYRDLSRATPSDFSEYLPQWIYNTQSVSTSSSAMDSKRRAESWKRNRRALAYSTVGTPDYIAPEVFLQTGYGPQADWWSLGVIMYEMLIGYPPFCSESPQETYRKVMSWRESLTFPPEIPISEDARETILRFCSEPDRRLGSQRGIEDVKSVNFFRGVDWSHVRERPAAITVDVRSIDDTSNFDDFPDVKLEIPAAPISQEGEVAYKDWVFINYTFKRFEGLTQRGTPTKK